One Desulfovibrio inopinatus DSM 10711 genomic window, AAGCTGATTGCTCAAAAGCTCTCTCGCTCATTCAAGGAATAAACGCTTTATTTCTTATTGCGGACAAGGGATACGACACGCAAAAAATTGTTGATGAAGCATTAAGAAGAAATATGACACCTGTTATTCCTCCGAGGAGAAACCGTAAAGAACAGCGAAAGTATGATAAGTATATTTATAAGTTACGTCATCTTGTTGAAAACGCATTTTTATACATCAAGCAATGGAGAGGGATAGCTACACGTTACGCAAAAATGACAACTTCATTTCTCGCGGCTGTTCAGATTCGCTGTCTCTTTTGGTGGCTAACAATCTCGTGACGACACTGCCTAAGACTGTACGCAGAAAATTTGACAAAAAAGAATGCGATAGGCTCATGTCTATCGCATTCTTTTTTGTGGCACGTGCATTGTGCTGGCTGTGATTTCTTCCAAGAAAAGCAGGGCGCAGGGGATGGAAAGAAGAACCAGTGTTATTTGGCCATATCGGGTGTCAACAGGTGTATTCCAACCAATATGACACGTGTGTCACGATTTTTGGCAAAGCGCTGTAGCGCGGCTAGTGTTGCCCCATGGGGATGACCAATGGCGATGGCTTGCCCCTGGCGGAGGGCTAAGCGTTCCGCCGATTTGAGTTGTTTGTAAATCGCTTGCTCAGAAATAGCGTTATCCAGGAATATATTGCGCCGGTAAACAGGAAGTCCCTGTTTCTTGGCGACACTAGCAGCCACGCTTTTGGGAGATGTCAGACTGTCGAGAAAAAACAGGTTCCGTTCCCTGAGGACTTTTGCCACGGCAAGCATGCCAGCACGAGACTGCGTGAAGCGTGATCCCATGTGGTTGTTGATTCCTGTGACCCCTGGAAGGCTATCGATATTGGCATTGACCGTCGCGGTTACTTTCTCCGCGGGCATAGAGGTGAAGAGGGCTCCTTTGCCTGGAGTAATCTTCGGATAACTCAGCGGTTCCATCGGTTGATGAAGCAGAAGATCAATGTGGTTTGTCGTCGCGATTTGGGCAACGCGTTTTGAATTTTGTAAATACGGGAGGACGGCAAAGGTGACGGGGTAGCCGAGCTGAATCAGTGAAGATGCAAACTGACTACTTTGACCGAGGTCATCGATTACTATGGCGAGTTTAGGCCCAGTTGGTCCCGGTTCGATAAAAGGGGTTGTCACCAGCGTCGACACCGTTCCGTGATAGACCGAACCGGCGAATTGTTCTTCATAGGCTGAGTTGGGCAATGTATTATCGTCTGTACCGTCTTTCGGACACGGAGCAACCTTGGCCCGAAAACAGTTTGTTTGTGCGTACATTGCTCGAGCCTGTGCAGGAGGCTCTTGAAACAGCCGAAAGCCAAACCAACCTGTAAGAATGAGCAGGCTAATAAGCGTCGAAACCCAGAGACAACGGAGAAGGAAACCGCCCCGGTTCGGCGTATGACCTCGAACCGGGGCGGTTGATTTTGACTGACGTTTTTTCACGGAACTAAGATGCTTCCCGCATAAAGCAGGTTATTGGTATTTGTTTTTTTTGACTTTGCTCTTGGTGAGGACGGGAGCTTGTTTGACAAGTTCGAGCGCCAGTTTGAGCTGATTGTCACGCTCAAGAAGTTCCTGCGCTTTTTCTTTTTCGTCTTTGTCGTGTCCCTTTTTGCCTTTGTTCGAATTTTCGAGATGTCGACTCAGGTCTTTTTCACGGAAACGCAGGGAGGAATAGGTATCGCTACCTTCAATTTCTTGGAGCGGCACTTCGAAATCCGGTTCAATGCCTTCAGCTTGAATTGATCGGCCACTCGGAGTGTAATACAGCGCTGTTGTCAGCTTGATACCGGACCCGTCGGTTAATGGAATGACAGTCTGAACTGAGCCTTTCCCAAAGGTTTTTTCTCCAAGCAGTAGGGCGCGTCCCTGGTCTTGCAATGCACCAGCTACGATTTCCGACGCTGAGGCGCTTCCAGCATTGATGAGCACGATCATTGGAGCTGTGACGTCATCAGAGCTTGATGACGCTTCGTAGCGTTTATTCTGGTCGCCTTGTTTGCCCTTGATGGTGACGATAGCCCCTTTGGAGAGAAAGGTGTCGGACACATTAACAGCTTGATCGAGCAGGCCACCCGGATTGTTGCGTAAATCAAGGATGACTCCTTTGATCTGCTTTCCGGATTTCGTGTATTCGGAGAGAATATCTTGCAACTCTTCTGTGGTGTTTTCATTGAAGCGAGTCAAGCGGATCAAGAGGTAACCATTATCGAGTTCCGTTTTCTTGGCACTGACGATGGGGATTGTATCGCGTACAATATTGACGCGCACAGGTTTTTGGGCATTCTTATGGAGTATGGTCAACCTGACGGCTTCTCCTTTGGGACCGCGAATTTTCTTGACCGCGTCCATCAGAGTCATGTCCTGCGTCGTGACACCATCGATTTCCAAAATGACGTCGCCAGCTCGGACACCTGCTTTGTCGGCCGGGGTGTCTTCAATCGGCGAGATAACAACAAGTCGACCGTTCTCGGCGGTGATTTCGATCCCGACTCCACCGAATGCACCCGAAGTGCTGACTTGCATTTCTTTGAATTCATCTTTGGTCAAAAAGCTTGAGTGCGGGTCAAGCTGCTGCAACATACCGACAATGGCACCATCAATGAGTTCGCCGCGTGTTACATCCTTGACATAGTTGTTTTCGACAAGGTCCATCACTTGGCTAAAGCGCTTCAACGGCGCAAAGCGATCTTCGGACACTTTGGCCGAAGAGCACATGGGCGAGAGGAGGCATAAAAAAAAGAAAAGTAAACCGATTTTTACAGTAGTGCGCATATCTTCCTCCAATAAAATGGCTGCGCAAAAGGCCGGAAAGCCGAGCCGGCAGGCGTCTTGCATCCAAACAAAAGGGCCCGGAACGGTCTGTGCCGCCGGACCGGAACCGGAAAATGGCGTTGTATGCGACCGAACTCAGGAGGGGAGACCGAAAGGTGAACCGTTTCCATCTGTCAGGTCGATATGGGCAGCGGATATCATTTCGCAGCCAGCCACGCTTTGGGGTTAATGGCATTTTGTCGAAAACGCAATTCAAAGTAAAGGCCCTCACCCTTGGCTTCAGGGTAATAGCCTGCAATTCCGACCGTGTCACCTGTTGCGACCGTATCACCGACCTGTTTGCTGCTTTCGGACAAAAACGCATAAATACTATAATAATCGCCACCATGGTTGATGATAACCACACGTCCAAGCCCTCGCAAGACATCGTTATGCGCCACTTTGCCCGGGCCAACAGCACGAATGCGTGTGCCGGTAGGGAGTTTCATGCCTATACCGCGGCGGGGAGGGTTGGCTTTGGGGGCATACGATGAGACAATGAGTCCCGATGCAGGCCATCCCAGACCGCCTTTTGCCTTTGGGAACGCTTTGCTGCTCTCTGGTTTGGGTCGCAGTTTGTAGTTGAGGCTTTCAATCGCTGCAATGACGTGTTGCAGGCTCTCTTCTTCACTTTTTTTCTGCTTACGTACCGCATCGAGCTTTTTTTGAAAGCTGAGACGATTCTGCAGCAGTGTATCCTTGACGGCGTTCACGCGAGAAAATTGGGCTTCGATATCGGCTTTGAGGGCTTCCTGCGCC contains:
- a CDS encoding IS5 family transposase, yielding ADCSKALSLIQGINALFLIADKGYDTQKIVDEALRRNMTPVIPPRRNRKEQRKYDKYIYKLRHLVENAFLYIKQWRGIATRYAKMTTSFLAAVQIRCLFWWLTIS
- a CDS encoding divergent polysaccharide deacetylase family protein: MKKRQSKSTAPVRGHTPNRGGFLLRCLWVSTLISLLILTGWFGFRLFQEPPAQARAMYAQTNCFRAKVAPCPKDGTDDNTLPNSAYEEQFAGSVYHGTVSTLVTTPFIEPGPTGPKLAIVIDDLGQSSQFASSLIQLGYPVTFAVLPYLQNSKRVAQIATTNHIDLLLHQPMEPLSYPKITPGKGALFTSMPAEKVTATVNANIDSLPGVTGINNHMGSRFTQSRAGMLAVAKVLRERNLFFLDSLTSPKSVAASVAKKQGLPVYRRNIFLDNAISEQAIYKQLKSAERLALRQGQAIAIGHPHGATLAALQRFAKNRDTRVILVGIHLLTPDMAK
- a CDS encoding S41 family peptidase, encoding MRTTVKIGLLFFFLCLLSPMCSSAKVSEDRFAPLKRFSQVMDLVENNYVKDVTRGELIDGAIVGMLQQLDPHSSFLTKDEFKEMQVSTSGAFGGVGIEITAENGRLVVISPIEDTPADKAGVRAGDVILEIDGVTTQDMTLMDAVKKIRGPKGEAVRLTILHKNAQKPVRVNIVRDTIPIVSAKKTELDNGYLLIRLTRFNENTTEELQDILSEYTKSGKQIKGVILDLRNNPGGLLDQAVNVSDTFLSKGAIVTIKGKQGDQNKRYEASSSSDDVTAPMIVLINAGSASASEIVAGALQDQGRALLLGEKTFGKGSVQTVIPLTDGSGIKLTTALYYTPSGRSIQAEGIEPDFEVPLQEIEGSDTYSSLRFREKDLSRHLENSNKGKKGHDKDEKEKAQELLERDNQLKLALELVKQAPVLTKSKVKKNKYQ
- a CDS encoding murein hydrolase activator EnvC family protein — translated: MRHIALLSLALILFMSVTAWPVYCQTSSAEKKLVQKKRQADKTKASIKALTQKERELHKELADLEDRMKQLADDVDNREKRLASISAKEAELAKEYGTLTSYRDKAQNRVQRIMATLWPLHLQSLSSRSLDVSSWDEADRRFTWLKSIYNDAGEALADYKIKASQAAENLAAQEALKADIEAQFSRVNAVKDTLLQNRLSFQKKLDAVRKQKKSEEESLQHVIAAIESLNYKLRPKPESSKAFPKAKGGLGWPASGLIVSSYAPKANPPRRGIGMKLPTGTRIRAVGPGKVAHNDVLRGLGRVVIINHGGDYYSIYAFLSESSKQVGDTVATGDTVGIAGYYPEAKGEGLYFELRFRQNAINPKAWLAAK